One genomic segment of Thermovibrio guaymasensis includes these proteins:
- a CDS encoding glucose-6-phosphate isomerase codes for MEVIFSDVQVKKEELEEVLDKSGLREIVNEREMPFTKLMEDGEIKEILDGVKRIKERSSTLVVVGMGGSSRGAKAVNEAVGKNNGNLKFIDNVDPNLINKVLNELNWEESSFVFISKSGRTLETVTALNLILKELKERKLPLDQRCTFIGDAGNPFEDLPRKFGAPFFKVPKEVGGRFSVFTPVGIFPLAFGGYRVDEFLEGAEEVVREPEEALKLAAAKFLHYRDGRNISVAMPYSSFMTEFTEWYVQLWGESLGKNGKGQTPLKAVGTSSQHAILQLFVDGPDDKFYQLFFVESYEVDPKLPEEVEILPYLSGKRISEVMEAEFLGTLHALRSRKRPIVTFKLENLSERELGRLMMFYMISVVAMGKLMGVNPYGQPAVEIGKRVAREILLKEREDGAGKMQLEGGGGVK; via the coding sequence ATGGAGGTTATTTTTTCCGACGTTCAAGTTAAAAAGGAGGAGTTAGAAGAAGTTCTGGATAAAAGCGGGCTAAGGGAAATTGTTAACGAAAGGGAAATGCCCTTTACTAAGCTGATGGAAGATGGAGAAATAAAGGAAATTTTAGATGGAGTAAAAAGAATAAAGGAAAGGAGCTCTACCCTTGTAGTAGTAGGAATGGGGGGCTCTTCTAGGGGAGCAAAGGCAGTAAACGAAGCAGTAGGGAAGAACAATGGAAACTTAAAGTTCATTGATAACGTAGACCCCAATTTGATTAATAAAGTCCTGAATGAACTAAACTGGGAAGAGAGCTCCTTTGTCTTCATCAGTAAGTCGGGAAGGACACTTGAAACGGTTACCGCACTTAACCTTATTCTTAAAGAACTAAAAGAGAGGAAATTGCCTTTAGATCAAAGGTGTACCTTCATTGGAGATGCCGGAAACCCGTTTGAAGACCTTCCAAGGAAGTTCGGAGCTCCTTTCTTCAAAGTTCCAAAGGAGGTAGGAGGAAGGTTCTCAGTCTTTACACCTGTAGGGATTTTTCCCCTTGCCTTTGGCGGATACAGAGTAGATGAGTTTCTAGAAGGGGCAGAGGAAGTTGTAAGGGAACCTGAAGAGGCCCTTAAGTTGGCAGCAGCTAAGTTTCTACACTACAGAGACGGAAGGAATATTTCGGTTGCAATGCCCTACTCATCCTTCATGACTGAGTTTACAGAGTGGTACGTCCAACTCTGGGGAGAGTCGCTAGGGAAGAACGGGAAGGGACAAACACCACTAAAGGCAGTCGGGACCTCTTCTCAGCACGCAATACTTCAGCTCTTTGTAGACGGCCCTGATGACAAGTTCTACCAGCTGTTCTTCGTTGAGAGCTACGAGGTTGACCCGAAACTTCCTGAAGAGGTTGAAATCCTTCCATACCTATCGGGAAAGAGGATATCTGAGGTTATGGAAGCCGAGTTCTTAGGAACCCTTCACGCTTTAAGGAGCAGAAAAAGGCCAATAGTTACATTCAAGTTAGAGAACCTCAGCGAAAGGGAACTTGGAAGATTGATGATGTTTTACATGATAAGCGTTGTAGCAATGGGAAAACTCATGGGAGTAAACCCTTACGGCCAACCAGCCGTAGAGATAGGAAAGAGAGTTGCAAGGGAAATTTTATTAAAAGAAAGGGAAGATGGAGCTGGAAAAATGCAACTTGAAGGAGGTGGAGGAGTTAAATGA